The Salvelinus alpinus chromosome 28, SLU_Salpinus.1, whole genome shotgun sequence genome includes a window with the following:
- the LOC139557495 gene encoding protein-serine O-palmitoleoyltransferase porcupine-like isoform X1, translating to MMGSFSRQEFFHELVEGCLLPTTQQGLEQVWQLLVICLLCRLLWILGLPSYVKHLSTVAGGFYTLYLFFELHMVWVVLLSLLCYLILFLCRHSSNRATFLSITILIYLLMGELHMMDTTTWHKMRGSQMVVAMKAISLAFDLDRGVVANVPSPVEFMGYIYFVGTIIFGPWISFNSYREAIEGRKLSFSWIWKVCVSWVKSQLCLITSNCVAPYLFPYFIPIYGDKLLRNKTKRKIRGSVARWLLAYENALSFHFSNYFVGYLSETTTTLAGAGFTEEKDNLKWDMTVARPLHVEFPRSMVEVATSWNLPMSRWLNTYVFTSARNLGTFSAILVTYTASALLHGLSFHLGAVLLSLGFITYIEHVLRKRLAAIFNACILSKKCQPNCSHTNNKVLWVYIINVAFSTLAVFHLAYLGSLFNSSVDYMDDDEESDVANHTIQKWSELSWASHWVTFGCWVLYRIIL from the exons ATGATGGGGTCCTTCAGCCGACAGGAGTTCTTCCATGAGCTTGTGGAGGGCTGCCTTCTGCCCACCACTCAGCAGGGCCTGGAGCAGGTCTGGCAGCTTCTGGTCATCTGCCTTCTATGCCGACTTCTCTGGATTCTGG GCCTCCCATCCTATGTGAAACACCTGAGCACTGTGGCAGGAGGGTTCTACACCCTGTACCTGTTCTTTGAGCTCCACATGGTGTGGGTGGTACTGCTCAGTCTACTGTGctacctcatcctcttcctctgtcgACACTCCAGTAACCGGGCCACCTTCCTCTCCATCACCATCCTCATCTACCTGCTCATGGG AGAGCTGCATATGATGGACACCACCACCTGGCACAAAATGAGAG GTTCCCAGATGGTGGTTGCCATGAAGGCCATCTCTCTAGCCTTTGACCTGGATCGAGGCGTGGTGGCTAATGTGCCTTCTCCTGTGGAGTTCATGGGCTATATCTACTTTGTTGGGACTATCATATTTGGGCCCTGGATCAGCTTTAACAGCTACAGAGAGGCTATAGAGGGCCGCAAACTG AGTTTCTCCTGGATATGGAAAGTGTGTGTCAGCTGGGTGAAGAGCCAGCTGTGTCTGATCACCTCTAACTGTGTTGCTCCCTACCTCTTCCCTTACTTCATCCCCATCTACGGAGACAAGCTGCTACGCAA CAAAACAAAACGGAAGATCAG AGGTTCTGTGGCAAG GTGGCTCCTGGCCTATGAGAATGCACTCTCATTCCACTTCAGCAACTACTTTGTGGGTTACCTGAGTGAGACCACCACCACTCTGGCTGGAGCAGGCTTTACTGAGGAGAAAGACAACCTCAAATG GGATATGACGGTTGCTAGGCCCCTGCATGTGGAGTTTCCCAGGTCTATGGTGGAGGTGGCCACCTCATGGAATCTGCCCATGTCCAGATGGCTCAACACCT ATGTTTTTACCAGTGCTCGCAACCTTGGAACCTTTTCAGCCATCCTAGTGACATACACAGCCAGTGCACTTCTACAT GGTCTCAGCTTCCACCTGGGTGCAGTGCTACTGTCTCTCGGGTTCATCACGTATATTGAGCATG TTTTGCGGAAGAGATTGGCAGCCATTTTTAATGCGTGTATTCTGTCAAAGAAATGCCAGCCAAACTGTTCTCACACGAACAATAAG GTCCTGTGGGTGTACATCATTAACGTAGCCTTCAGCACCCTGGCTGTCTTCCACCTGGCATACCTGGGCTCTCTGTTCAACTCCAGTGTTGACTACatggatgatgatgaggag AGTGACGTGGCCAACCACACCATTCAGAAGTGGTCGGAGCTGAGCTGGGCCAGCCACTGGGTGACATTTGGCTGCTGGGTGCTCTACCGCATCATCCTctaa
- the LOC139557495 gene encoding protein-serine O-palmitoleoyltransferase porcupine-like isoform X2 yields MMGSFSRQEFFHELVEGCLLPTTQQGLEQVWQLLVICLLCRLLWILGLPSYVKHLSTVAGGFYTLYLFFELHMVWVVLLSLLCYLILFLCRHSSNRATFLSITILIYLLMGELHMMDTTTWHKMRGSQMVVAMKAISLAFDLDRGVVANVPSPVEFMGYIYFVGTIIFGPWISFNSYREAIEGRKLSFSWIWKVCVSWVKSQLCLITSNCVAPYLFPYFIPIYGDKLLRNKTKRKIRWLLAYENALSFHFSNYFVGYLSETTTTLAGAGFTEEKDNLKWDMTVARPLHVEFPRSMVEVATSWNLPMSRWLNTYVFTSARNLGTFSAILVTYTASALLHGLSFHLGAVLLSLGFITYIEHVLRKRLAAIFNACILSKKCQPNCSHTNNKVLWVYIINVAFSTLAVFHLAYLGSLFNSSVDYMDDDEESDVANHTIQKWSELSWASHWVTFGCWVLYRIIL; encoded by the exons ATGATGGGGTCCTTCAGCCGACAGGAGTTCTTCCATGAGCTTGTGGAGGGCTGCCTTCTGCCCACCACTCAGCAGGGCCTGGAGCAGGTCTGGCAGCTTCTGGTCATCTGCCTTCTATGCCGACTTCTCTGGATTCTGG GCCTCCCATCCTATGTGAAACACCTGAGCACTGTGGCAGGAGGGTTCTACACCCTGTACCTGTTCTTTGAGCTCCACATGGTGTGGGTGGTACTGCTCAGTCTACTGTGctacctcatcctcttcctctgtcgACACTCCAGTAACCGGGCCACCTTCCTCTCCATCACCATCCTCATCTACCTGCTCATGGG AGAGCTGCATATGATGGACACCACCACCTGGCACAAAATGAGAG GTTCCCAGATGGTGGTTGCCATGAAGGCCATCTCTCTAGCCTTTGACCTGGATCGAGGCGTGGTGGCTAATGTGCCTTCTCCTGTGGAGTTCATGGGCTATATCTACTTTGTTGGGACTATCATATTTGGGCCCTGGATCAGCTTTAACAGCTACAGAGAGGCTATAGAGGGCCGCAAACTG AGTTTCTCCTGGATATGGAAAGTGTGTGTCAGCTGGGTGAAGAGCCAGCTGTGTCTGATCACCTCTAACTGTGTTGCTCCCTACCTCTTCCCTTACTTCATCCCCATCTACGGAGACAAGCTGCTACGCAA CAAAACAAAACGGAAGATCAG GTGGCTCCTGGCCTATGAGAATGCACTCTCATTCCACTTCAGCAACTACTTTGTGGGTTACCTGAGTGAGACCACCACCACTCTGGCTGGAGCAGGCTTTACTGAGGAGAAAGACAACCTCAAATG GGATATGACGGTTGCTAGGCCCCTGCATGTGGAGTTTCCCAGGTCTATGGTGGAGGTGGCCACCTCATGGAATCTGCCCATGTCCAGATGGCTCAACACCT ATGTTTTTACCAGTGCTCGCAACCTTGGAACCTTTTCAGCCATCCTAGTGACATACACAGCCAGTGCACTTCTACAT GGTCTCAGCTTCCACCTGGGTGCAGTGCTACTGTCTCTCGGGTTCATCACGTATATTGAGCATG TTTTGCGGAAGAGATTGGCAGCCATTTTTAATGCGTGTATTCTGTCAAAGAAATGCCAGCCAAACTGTTCTCACACGAACAATAAG GTCCTGTGGGTGTACATCATTAACGTAGCCTTCAGCACCCTGGCTGTCTTCCACCTGGCATACCTGGGCTCTCTGTTCAACTCCAGTGTTGACTACatggatgatgatgaggag AGTGACGTGGCCAACCACACCATTCAGAAGTGGTCGGAGCTGAGCTGGGCCAGCCACTGGGTGACATTTGGCTGCTGGGTGCTCTACCGCATCATCCTctaa
- the LOC139557495 gene encoding protein-serine O-palmitoleoyltransferase porcupine-like isoform X4, translating to MMGSFSRQEFFHELVEGCLLPTTQQGLEQVWQLLVICLLCRLLWILGLPSYVKHLSTVAGGFYTLYLFFELHMVWVVLLSLLCYLILFLCRHSSNRATFLSITILIYLLMGELHMMDTTTWHKMRGSQMVVAMKAISLAFDLDRGVVANVPSPVEFMGYIYFVGTIIFGPWISFNSYREAIEGRKLSFSWIWKVCVSWVKSQLCLITSNCVAPYLFPYFIPIYGDKLLRNKTKRKIRDMTVARPLHVEFPRSMVEVATSWNLPMSRWLNTYVFTSARNLGTFSAILVTYTASALLHGLSFHLGAVLLSLGFITYIEHVLRKRLAAIFNACILSKKCQPNCSHTNNKVLWVYIINVAFSTLAVFHLAYLGSLFNSSVDYMDDDEESDVANHTIQKWSELSWASHWVTFGCWVLYRIIL from the exons ATGATGGGGTCCTTCAGCCGACAGGAGTTCTTCCATGAGCTTGTGGAGGGCTGCCTTCTGCCCACCACTCAGCAGGGCCTGGAGCAGGTCTGGCAGCTTCTGGTCATCTGCCTTCTATGCCGACTTCTCTGGATTCTGG GCCTCCCATCCTATGTGAAACACCTGAGCACTGTGGCAGGAGGGTTCTACACCCTGTACCTGTTCTTTGAGCTCCACATGGTGTGGGTGGTACTGCTCAGTCTACTGTGctacctcatcctcttcctctgtcgACACTCCAGTAACCGGGCCACCTTCCTCTCCATCACCATCCTCATCTACCTGCTCATGGG AGAGCTGCATATGATGGACACCACCACCTGGCACAAAATGAGAG GTTCCCAGATGGTGGTTGCCATGAAGGCCATCTCTCTAGCCTTTGACCTGGATCGAGGCGTGGTGGCTAATGTGCCTTCTCCTGTGGAGTTCATGGGCTATATCTACTTTGTTGGGACTATCATATTTGGGCCCTGGATCAGCTTTAACAGCTACAGAGAGGCTATAGAGGGCCGCAAACTG AGTTTCTCCTGGATATGGAAAGTGTGTGTCAGCTGGGTGAAGAGCCAGCTGTGTCTGATCACCTCTAACTGTGTTGCTCCCTACCTCTTCCCTTACTTCATCCCCATCTACGGAGACAAGCTGCTACGCAA CAAAACAAAACGGAAGATCAG GGATATGACGGTTGCTAGGCCCCTGCATGTGGAGTTTCCCAGGTCTATGGTGGAGGTGGCCACCTCATGGAATCTGCCCATGTCCAGATGGCTCAACACCT ATGTTTTTACCAGTGCTCGCAACCTTGGAACCTTTTCAGCCATCCTAGTGACATACACAGCCAGTGCACTTCTACAT GGTCTCAGCTTCCACCTGGGTGCAGTGCTACTGTCTCTCGGGTTCATCACGTATATTGAGCATG TTTTGCGGAAGAGATTGGCAGCCATTTTTAATGCGTGTATTCTGTCAAAGAAATGCCAGCCAAACTGTTCTCACACGAACAATAAG GTCCTGTGGGTGTACATCATTAACGTAGCCTTCAGCACCCTGGCTGTCTTCCACCTGGCATACCTGGGCTCTCTGTTCAACTCCAGTGTTGACTACatggatgatgatgaggag AGTGACGTGGCCAACCACACCATTCAGAAGTGGTCGGAGCTGAGCTGGGCCAGCCACTGGGTGACATTTGGCTGCTGGGTGCTCTACCGCATCATCCTctaa
- the LOC139557495 gene encoding protein-serine O-palmitoleoyltransferase porcupine-like isoform X3: protein MMGSFSRQEFFHELVEGCLLPTTQQGLEQVWQLLVICLLCRLLWILGLPSYVKHLSTVAGGFYTLYLFFELHMVWVVLLSLLCYLILFLCRHSSNRATFLSITILIYLLMGELHMMDTTTWHKMRGSQMVVAMKAISLAFDLDRGVVANVPSPVEFMGYIYFVGTIIFGPWISFNSYREAIEGRKLSFSWIWKVCVSWVKSQLCLITSNCVAPYLFPYFIPIYGDKLLRNKTKRKIRGSVARDMTVARPLHVEFPRSMVEVATSWNLPMSRWLNTYVFTSARNLGTFSAILVTYTASALLHGLSFHLGAVLLSLGFITYIEHVLRKRLAAIFNACILSKKCQPNCSHTNNKVLWVYIINVAFSTLAVFHLAYLGSLFNSSVDYMDDDEESDVANHTIQKWSELSWASHWVTFGCWVLYRIIL from the exons ATGATGGGGTCCTTCAGCCGACAGGAGTTCTTCCATGAGCTTGTGGAGGGCTGCCTTCTGCCCACCACTCAGCAGGGCCTGGAGCAGGTCTGGCAGCTTCTGGTCATCTGCCTTCTATGCCGACTTCTCTGGATTCTGG GCCTCCCATCCTATGTGAAACACCTGAGCACTGTGGCAGGAGGGTTCTACACCCTGTACCTGTTCTTTGAGCTCCACATGGTGTGGGTGGTACTGCTCAGTCTACTGTGctacctcatcctcttcctctgtcgACACTCCAGTAACCGGGCCACCTTCCTCTCCATCACCATCCTCATCTACCTGCTCATGGG AGAGCTGCATATGATGGACACCACCACCTGGCACAAAATGAGAG GTTCCCAGATGGTGGTTGCCATGAAGGCCATCTCTCTAGCCTTTGACCTGGATCGAGGCGTGGTGGCTAATGTGCCTTCTCCTGTGGAGTTCATGGGCTATATCTACTTTGTTGGGACTATCATATTTGGGCCCTGGATCAGCTTTAACAGCTACAGAGAGGCTATAGAGGGCCGCAAACTG AGTTTCTCCTGGATATGGAAAGTGTGTGTCAGCTGGGTGAAGAGCCAGCTGTGTCTGATCACCTCTAACTGTGTTGCTCCCTACCTCTTCCCTTACTTCATCCCCATCTACGGAGACAAGCTGCTACGCAA CAAAACAAAACGGAAGATCAG AGGTTCTGTGGCAAG GGATATGACGGTTGCTAGGCCCCTGCATGTGGAGTTTCCCAGGTCTATGGTGGAGGTGGCCACCTCATGGAATCTGCCCATGTCCAGATGGCTCAACACCT ATGTTTTTACCAGTGCTCGCAACCTTGGAACCTTTTCAGCCATCCTAGTGACATACACAGCCAGTGCACTTCTACAT GGTCTCAGCTTCCACCTGGGTGCAGTGCTACTGTCTCTCGGGTTCATCACGTATATTGAGCATG TTTTGCGGAAGAGATTGGCAGCCATTTTTAATGCGTGTATTCTGTCAAAGAAATGCCAGCCAAACTGTTCTCACACGAACAATAAG GTCCTGTGGGTGTACATCATTAACGTAGCCTTCAGCACCCTGGCTGTCTTCCACCTGGCATACCTGGGCTCTCTGTTCAACTCCAGTGTTGACTACatggatgatgatgaggag AGTGACGTGGCCAACCACACCATTCAGAAGTGGTCGGAGCTGAGCTGGGCCAGCCACTGGGTGACATTTGGCTGCTGGGTGCTCTACCGCATCATCCTctaa